A DNA window from Setaria viridis chromosome 2, Setaria_viridis_v4.0, whole genome shotgun sequence contains the following coding sequences:
- the LOC117843495 gene encoding BRCT domain-containing protein At4g02110, giving the protein MGIENKAQQSSAHGLLVQPDSPRRAPRKAKSSFPSSVFESHFPIPKGITRRAQQFAATSNPNPNLLMPPHADGDAEARLFAGVRFALYGFNTVSESQYRLEIERCGGVHAGAWDGDCTHVIVSGTLYDDPVCVAARKDKKKVVTEHWVEDSFELGELADADRVIYTPVRDVKGIPGSDELHICLTGYQKSWREDIMRMVSLMGAHFSKSLRASEDTHLICYKFEGEKYELARQVNIKIVNHRWLEECLKAWEILPVDDYTKSGWEVEIMEAQAKDSEDEREDVGRGSSSGRHIIRSTPVAEIRTKSHVDSAVGAPIRGPTISTSNADGATGRHLGTPEPIMKAEDASTKSFGIRADSGGAPDTKYATISVDGDAHKTCPSRVYESENCESPADQVSRDKAKGDHKREPDTRASTLCTPSVHKSIATAIPADNTKNIDRNSTHSSNQFNVNNDLQSNSSEENCSKKTVHSTEMSRKVDQKDDGHIPDPQHTISESFAEEKLRKRESNLGPEDKSASRNNQILGYSRRRSSKSVSPEANLRSVHQTTSSQCFEGNTSRTEFNVTPRKNNQDFSWHADTQGLQENEVIKHVVNRSGGGHAQRRKSILASFSSKAPNEAPDSETGISSSPLSSKESASEAAVSNLGRSPAESTKVDGHLNSGPTVNFSEKQMPGSFKSNLLSNRRTSLKLASPAEVEKLPENSANEKNMGALGEVNAPALHETTIEKHCAIFPSVNSEVRKESSGVSLQNQDTEMIDPEQVNKIEAAAPCSKPEKVVCHQELEADPKDIPVNEITDKDGTFPPKVSTSRVRNFGAKRSRNAGSKAAPQLINSKSEVAPSKPMHDKVASHENVETQQAEACCSPNAAKSTPLFPAEVLSNKSRNEVRSSSLGPNRKMNESLMASRAESVNMPLQRNTKGSHRKLSSTASVDENQGSSSQRVPNSKSSKSVAEGCRTADADMADSPTIEKTETIPSKSSFSEAVPPQNGEENHQKILTSASEADHGVCTANKVTDNRVRKVVAKRKLSAVQKKKSGSVSVSEDKSVSSARAAQSSRNANKVMVDQELQNTKEDRTNDTFGSLCKDAIKGRSKDMQSSKSRSNKRQKTADLVDDSTDYDKENIPVNSNFTSKTRAGNNSMSSKSTTKALQNSKIVLDDCGMIEGNNRGTLNMLEPTWFMLSGHRLLRKEYKAILRRLKGRVCRDSHHWCFQATHLVTTELRRTEKFFAAAAAGRWILRPDYLTACNEAGKFLEEEPFEWHGDGLNSGDTISLDAPRKWRQLKLRTGHGAFYGMRVIIYGECIAPTLDTLKRTIKSGDGTILATSPPYTRFLKSSIDFAVVSTGMPSVDAWVQEFMRHNIPCICADYLVEYVCKPGYPLSKHVLFNMHDLAEKSLQKLLRNQEDVMDADTEEEGEADVGCSTCGSNEQEGLMLTCGGSGGKQAGCGVRVHVDCCNPPVEAAPDGEWLCSKCDQGKSAKKAKKSAGKSRVLKRR; this is encoded by the exons atgggtaTCGAAAATAAAGCCCAACAGTCGTCGGCCCATGGTCTCCTCGTCCAGCCCGAtagcccgcgccgcgcgccgcgaaAAGCAAAATCCTCATTTCCCTCCTCCGTTTTCGAATCCCATTTCCCCATTCCCAAAGGAATCACGCGACGCGCGCAACAATTCGCGGCGACCTCCAACCCTAACCCCAATCTCCTCATGCCCCCGCACGCCGACGGAGACGCCGAAGCGCGCCTCTTCGCCGGCGTCCGCTTCGCGCTCTACGGCTTCAACACGGTCTCCGAGTCCCAG TATCGCTTAGAGATAGAACGGTGCGGCGGCGTCCACGCCGGGGCTTGGGACGGGGACTGCACCCACGTCATAGTTTCCGGCACCTTATAT gatGACCCAGTATGCGTGGCGGCGCGGAAGGACAAGAAGAAGGTTGTCACCGAGCATTGGGTGGAGGACAGCTTCGAACTTGGAGAGTTGGCTGATGCAGATCGG GTAATATACACGCCAGTCAGAGATGTCAAAGGCATTCCGGGTAGTGATGAACTTCACATTTGCTTGACGGGGTACCAGAAGAGTTGGCGTGAAGACATAATG AGAATGGTTTCTTTGATGGGAGCGCACTTCTCCAAGTCTTTGAGAGCAAGCGAAGACACCCATCTCATTTGTTACAAGTTTGAAG GTGAGAAATACGAACTTGCTAGACAGGTGAACATCAAAATTGTGAATCACCGGTGGCTGGAAGAATG CTTAAAGGCATGGGAGATTCTTCCAGTTGATGATTATACGAAAAG TGGTTGGGAAGTAGAGATAATGGAAGCACAAGCTAAGGACTCTGAAGATGAAAGAGAAGATGTTGGTAGAGGCTCATCAAGTGGTAGACATATTATCAGAAGCACCCCTGTTGCAGAGATTAGAACAAAATCTCATGTTGATTCTGCTGTGGGTGCACCCATTCGAGGTCCTACTATCTCTACTAGCAATGCAGATGGTGCTACAGGAAGACACTTGGGCACTCCAGAACCGATTATGAAAGCAGAAGATGCGAGCACAAAGTCATTTGGCATCAGAGCTGATTCAGGAGGTGCCCCTGACACAAAATATGCTACAATTTCTGTTGATGGGGATGCCCATAAAACTTGCCCCTCTCGCGTTTATGAGAGTGAGAATTGTGAGTCTCCTGCAGATCAGGTCAGTAGGGATAAAGCTAAAGGTGATCACAAAAGGGAACCTGACACTAGGGCTAGTACCCTCTGTACTCCCAGTGTACATAAAAGCATTGCTACTGCTATTCCAGCAGACAACACAAAGAATATTGACAGGAACTCTACGCACAGCTCCAATCAGTTCAATGTCAACAATGATCTTCAGTCAAACTCTTCTGAAGAAAATTGctccaagaaaacagtacactcAACAGAAATGAGCAGAAAGGTAGATCAGAAGGATGATGGGCATATACCTGATCCCCAACACACCATTTCTGAGTCATTTGCTGAAGAAAAGCTACGCAAGCGAGAGTCTAATCTAGGACCAGAAGACAAGTCAGCATCAAGAAATAACCAAATTTTAGGCTATTCCAGAAGGCGATCTTCAAAGTCAGTATCACCTGAGGCTAATTTAAGATCAGTTCATCAAACAACATCGTCTCAGTGTTTCGAGGGGAATACGTCAAGGACTGAGTTTAATGTTACACCAAGAAAGAATAATCAGGATTTTAGTTGGCACGCTGACACCCAAGGCCTGCAAGAAAATGAAGTGATAAAGCATGTTGTCAATAGATCAGGTGGTGGACATGCTCAGAGGAGGAAGAGCATTCTTGCTTCATTCAGTTCAAAGGCACCGAATGAAGCCCCAGACTCAGAGACTGGAATATCAAGTAGCCCTTTATCAAGCAAGGAAAGTGCATCTGAAGCAGCTGTTTCTAATCTGGGTAGAAGCCCTGCTGAATCTACCAAAGTTGAtggtcatctaaacagtggtcCAACTGTGAATTTTTCAGAGAAGCAAATGCCTGGCTCATTTAAAAGCAACTTGTTAAGTAATAGGAGGacatctttgaagcttgcaagCCCTGCTGAAGTAGAAAAGCTTCCTGAAAATTCTGCTAATGAGAAGAATATGGGGGCACTGGGTGAAGTAAATGCACCAGCACTGCATGAGACAACAATTGAGAAGCATTGTGCTATATTCCCTTCTGTCAATTCTGAAGTTAGAAAAGAAAGTTCAGGTGTCTCTCTTCAAAATCAGGACACTGAGATGATTGATCCTGAGCAGGTAAACAAAATCGAAGCTGCAGCTCCTTGCTCAAAACCTGAGAAGGTGGTTTGTCACCAGGAATTGGAAGCAGATCCTAAGGATATCCCAGTTAACGAGATCACTGATAAAGATGGAACATTTCCCCCGAAAGTATCAACTTCTAGAGTGAGGAATTTTGGTGCCAAGAGGTCTCGAAATGCTGGCAGTAAAGCAGCTCCTCAATTGATTAATAGCAAAAGTGAGGTTGCACCTTCTAAGCCCATGCACGATAAAGTTGCTTCTCATGAAAACGTAGAGACGCAACAGGCGGAAGCATGTTGTAGTCCAAATGCTGCCAAAAGTACACCTTTGTTTCCTGCAGAAGTCCTGAGCAACAAATCAAGAAATGAAGTTCGGAGCAGCTCTCTGGGTCCCAACCGTAAGATGAATGAATCACTAATGGCTTCCAGGGCAGAGTCTGTTAATATGCCTCTGCAGAGAAATACAAAGGGGAGCCACAGAAAGCTTTCAAGCACTGCTAGTGTGGATGAAAATCAAGGAAGTTCATCTCAGAGGGTGCCAAATTCCAAATCAAGTAAATCAGTTGCAGAGGGGTGTCGTACTGCTgatgctgatatggccgattcACCAACTATTGAAAAAACTGAGACAATACCATCAAAGTCAAGTTTTAGTGAGGCGGTCCCTCCACAAAATGGAGAAGAAAACCATCAAAAGATTTTAACCAGTGCAAGTGAAGCTGACCATGGAGTATGTACAGCAAATAAAGTAACAGACAACAGAGTGCGCAAGGTAGTAGCCAAGAGGAAATTGTCTGCTGTCCAAAAGAAAAAATCTGGCAGTGTATCGGTATCTGAAGATAAATCTGTCTCATCAGCAAGAGCTGCACAGAGTTCTAGAAATGCTAACAAGGTAATGGTGGATCAAGAGCTGCAGAACACCAAAGAGGATAGGACGAATGATACCTTTGGATCATTATGCAAAGATGCCATAAAAGGGAGATCGAAAGACATGCAGAGTTCTAAATCGAGGAGCAACAAGAGACAAAAAACTGCAGATTTAGTGGATGATTCTACAGATTATGACAAGGAGAACATACCAGTCAATAGTAATTTCACTTCCAAAACAAGAGCAGGAAACAACAGCATGAGTTCCAAATCCACCACAAAAGCATTACAAAATAGCAAAATTGTGCTTGATGACTGCGGTATGATAGAAGGAAATAATCGTGGAACCTTGAACATGTTGGAACCAACTTGGTTTATGTTAAGCGGACATCGCCTGCTGAGAAAGGAGTATAAGGCGATACTTAGACGTTTGAAAGGCAGAGTTTGCAGGGATTCACATCACTGGTGTTTCCAAGCAACACATCTTGTCACCACTGAGCTCCGCAGGACTGAAAAATTctttgcagctgcagctgctggcaG GTGGATACTCAGGCCTGATTACTTGACTGCTTGCAATGAGGCTGGCAAGTTCTTAGAGGAAGAGCCATTTGAGTGGCATGGTGATGGCCTCAACAGCGGTGATACAATTAGCTTGGATGCTCCAAGGAAATGGCGCCAACTGAAGCTGCGTACTGGCCATGGTGCTTTTTATGGGATGCGGGTCATCATATATGGAGAATGCATTGCTCCAACACTG GACACACTAAAGCGCACGATCAAATCTGGTGATGGCACCATCTTAGCAACCTCCCCACCGTACACCCGGTTCCTCAAGTCCAGCATCGATTTTGCTGTTGTATCTACGGGCATGCCAAGTGTAGATGCATGGGTGCAGGAGTTCATGAGGCACAACATCCCTTGCATCTGCGCAGATTACCTGGTGGAGTACGTGTGCAAGCCCGGGTACCCCCTGAGCAAGCACGTCCTCTTCAACATGCACGATCTAGCGGAGAAGTCCCTGCAGAAGCTACTGAGGAACCAAGAAGACGTGATGGATGCCGACACCGAAGAGGAAGGCGAGGCTGATGTAGGCTGTTCTACCTGCGGATCAAACGAGCAGGAAGGTCTCATGCTGAcatgcggcggcagcggtgggaAGCAGGCCGGGTGTGGGGTTCGCGTGCACGTGGATTGCTGCAACCCTCCGGTTGAAGCTGCCCCAGATGGCGAGTGGCTGTGCAGCAAGTGCGACCAAGGAAAATCTGCAAAGAAGGCTAAGAAGTCTGCTGGGAAATCAAGAGTGCTGAAACGCCGATGA
- the LOC117843497 gene encoding uncharacterized protein produces MAPSYRPYGGGEEHGDAQRKKKGGGRWLWGGDPAEMKRRRRVAGYKAYRVEGKVKASIRRGLRWMKAKCAHIIHS; encoded by the coding sequence ATGGCCCCTTCGTACCGGccctacggcggcggcgaggagcatgGTGATGCGCAGCGGAAGAAgaagggcggcgggcggtggctgTGGGGCGGCGACCCTGCGGAGAtgaagcggcggaggcgggtggcCGGGTACAAGGCGTACCGGGTGGAGGGCAAGGTGAAGGCGTCCATCCGCAGGGGGCTCCGCTGGATGAAGGCCAAGTGCGCGCACATCATCCACAGCTAG